In Phaseolus vulgaris cultivar G19833 chromosome 7, P. vulgaris v2.0, whole genome shotgun sequence, the genomic stretch GCCAGTGATTCTCCTTGAGAGCCCCATGTCCACTGGTTTCAATTGCCAAATGTGACTCCTCTCCTATAGAATTCTGTCAGCAATATTAGCACCAGAAGtcaaatatttgatatttatgaaaatatgaaattgtaaaattaaaaaaatatattaaaagaagCAACATGAAAAATGCACAATGGAATCTAAGTATCTTAAGGCAAATTATTTCTTAAACTGCTTCCGTTTTACATTTTACACAGGTATTACTACTAGGACccattttgaataaatttagcTAAATGTGCAAgcttcaaatttaaaatacagGCACACAGATCACCAGGCATAACTAATCTGATGCATAATTTAATGAATTATAGGCAAGCAAGCTCTCGTCATACCAAACGAATAGCTTCATCAATCACATTTTTGTAGCCTCTCTTGAACCGATGGTGTCTGCCACCTAAGAAAAATAAGCACCAGCAAGTTATTAACACTAATCTGGTTCCAAGTAGTTTGCTATTggaattcaataaaaaaaagtgttgtaTTTCATGATGAACTCTTAAAAGATGGTGAGAAGGGTAAACTAAAAGCTCATGGCACTCTAGATTCCTACCAAGTTTCTTCTCGATAAAGGTAGTAAGCCCATCAGAAGTCACACTGTCTGTGACAATAGTTGTTCCAGGATGCTACAGAAAATGAGAGAAGGAAAAGAATGATGAGTAGAAATAATTGATACAAAAAAATGTGAGGTTAAAAATCCAGTCTGGAATAAGCCAAAGCTAAAAGCCTTACTTCCTCAAGAACAATAGCTGCCATTAAGGCAATCAAACGATTCCGATTAAATTCACGACCAGTGAAATCCACAGCAGCAGATCTACAGATGAAAGTGGTTGATgctcaataaatttaaaaacagtAGCCACATTTGTGAAATCGCTTAGTAATAAGAATCTTACCTGTCCACATCAGTATCAAAGATAATTCCAAGATCAGCCTTGTTGTCCAGGACTGCTTGGGTTATAGCTTTCATTGCTGCCTTATCCTCAGGATTTGGGATGTGATTCGGAAACATACCTGAATGAATACAAAATCGATTTGTTACTAACAGTGCATGTACCATACCCAGCTGAAATCACTCCACCAGATAAAGTTATTACCATCAGGCTCCAAAAATTGACTACCAGAAGTTCTTGCTCCCAGaggtttcaaaaccttttcCTATTCACCAAGAAGTAATATCAAATATCAAGTTTGATGCAAGAGCGAGAACCTTAACCAGATAAAAACATTCTAAAATTCTGAATGATTTCAAATTATACACAATAATCTAATCCATTAACTAATTTATGAATTACTAGTCTTTCCCAGTGTAAACAAATgagaaattttagaaaaaatactAAAACTCTATCCAGAAAAACGattattttactaaaataatgcataatataattatataaaatggtCATCATCAATAATTTGCTTagctgattttatttttaagatccTATAAAAGTACCATATACTCAGTTCCAGTCTTCCAGATCTCAGTAAAAATATCAAAGTTGTAAACATTTTCACTGTAAATTATCTGTTCTACTTCTAGAGCAGTTTCAAATAGTGTGCATATGTTTGTAACTCTTGTTTTAACGAACAATCAAAagcaaaatataattatattatattaactacAACTGTCTTGTAATAGGGCAACAAAGCACTGATTTCAAATGGTaaattatataaagaaaagaagaCAACATATAGAAGACTTCTCATTGAGAcacaattatatgtaattattaagCAAAACAGTTtgtcagaagaagaaaaagcatAATAGAAGTTTTTTAAGTGTAATTGTGGATATACCCATTGGATAGAAATAAATATTGGGGTAGTTTTGAACATCAGAGTTTGCTATACATGTGAATGTATTTTACCATAATCTTAaccattgatttttttttatcagcggTTATAACTTTGCCCTTTAGTTTACCCTCTAAAGTACATTTCTCACTTTAGAAGAGTAAAATGTTCacaatattttatatagatATTAATACTAGCAAATTattaacagaaaaataaaattaaagagatTAAATATAACTTACTGCAAAAAATCCTCCTGCTCCATTGCCAGCATCAACAACTATATGGAAACCCTCCAATGGTTTCTCTGGGTGTAAACAATGCAATAAAATTTAGCAAACAAgataaggaaataaaaaccaaaagGAAGAACTATAAATTTTACACAAATAACTTGAATGATAAAAACATGTCTCCCAATTAGAGTTGCATTATTCCTCCTCTTCATTTAGAGAACAATCCATTAATGATATCTCCAAACATATTgactattatataaataacatgCCTATGTTTCCAGAAGCTTTGCGAACCGCTTTTACCAGATCAGATGTATAAGCAATCATGTAATCAACTTTCTTAAAAGATAATAAAGCTTTTTTCTCTGAATTCTTCAAACTTTCTGGGGTAAATTGATTGTATATGTCTGCAGCTCGCTCTAAGATATCTTTGATGTCAGCTTTCCCAAGCCCACCAGCATTAGTGAAAAATTTGAATCCATTTCTGTTAAAAGGCAGATGACTTGCTGTTCACAGACGGAACATTTAATAATTAGTAGACAAACCAATGTCCAAATTCATTTATCCacgaaaaataaatttatgaattatcATAGTCAAATTGAAACATAAAGAAAACAGCATTCACAATGCATGGACATTAACAAACAAGAAATGCAAAATAATAAGTGAAATACCGTACAAAATAAAATGGTTACACGAGAAAACCAAAGCTGTTGGTATTCACATAGTGTCTCAGCTTTCAAGTGCATCTATTCTACATGATTCGTTAAATTTTTAGCAAAAGGAGGTTGTGCTATGTCCCCACATGGGGAAGTCTTACATCTTCCACCTCAATTTTTGAGGTGCAGCTTATATATCTACTAGACAACTTCACTTTATTCCAATCAATTTTAAGATGAAATCTAACATGGTATTAGAGCCTATAACTCATTTTGGTAGTTGCTTATTTTGATAGACTCGCCTAGTTTGGCACATATCTACGGAAAAGAGTGTACGGAAGTCTCTGCCTCAATTCATGTAGTGCAGCATATATATTTGTTAAGACAACTTCACTTAATGGCAATTGGTTTTAAAATGAAATCTGATACCATAGTCTCTATAGATCCATCGAAAATGGCTTTTGCAAAAATGGGCAAGTTGGAGAAATCTTAAAAGTTAAAACAATGCCATTGAACTTTATAATGTACCTGTTATCATAATAGATCCATCAGCAGGACACAAAAATGCTTCGTCCTTTGTGAGTGTGCTATTGAACATGGCCGGTGTTGATGCTAATCTAGAAATTAATAGAAAGTACATTAGGCCATGAAAACAGTTgggtaataataatattaggctgaaatttctttttagttcatataaaataatcatgttttgatttttgtccttatgtaatattttatttgcttACTATCtcctaaaattttaaataattgtttttagtcCCTATAGAGAATAAAAAAGTCTTGATTTTAAtctctattaaatatttttgtctcCAAAATCGCTTTTTGTCTCTAAAGTTCATTTCAAGgtatataataaataacattgATTTTAGGGGTTTAGAAAAAATGTAGAGGTAGACATTGTACTTCAAGCACTAGCAAGTATTACTTGGGATGGTTAATTTCTGTTAAATATATGTAATTAATCAGTGTCACATAACAGCAGGGACTGGAAATAAGATTTCAACAATTTTTAAGgattaaaatcaaaatcattAATTTTACAGAGACTAGAAGCctatttatgtttataataCCAAGTATCCAAGGTAAAATTTATCAAACAAAAGAATATGCTAAAACAGAACACAAGAAAATAGTATCATATCAGAAAAAATGAGCTAAGCCAATGGTTATGCATATAAGATACAACCATGAAGGAGATAAACTAGTCACTATCAATAATCTTATTTTTTGAGgttcacatcgactagagattatgacatttcatattaagaagtgaactttaaacttaactcaaccttataagttggttttataaagttgagttaagattaaagttcacttcttaatatggtatcagagtcatttcgaacctatgagtttg encodes the following:
- the LOC137829914 gene encoding uncharacterized protein isoform X2, translating into MAASSSASATALPYLDKTDFLKLQNGSDIRGVAIDGVEGEKVNLTEPVAEAIGTAFAAWLIEKKKADPSQHLRVSIGYDTRISAQLLQNAISRGLAGAGLEFVHYGLASTPAMFNSTLTKDEAFLCPADGSIMITASHLPFNRNGFKFFTNAGGLGKADIKDILERAADIYNQFTPESLKNSEKKALLSFKKVDYMIAYTSDLVKAVRKASGNIEKPLEGFHIVVDAGNGAGGFFAEKVLKPLGARTSGSQFLEPDGMFPNHIPNPEDKAAMKAITQAVLDNKADLGIIFDTDVDRSAAVDFTGREFNRNRLIALMAAIVLEEHPGTTIVTDSVTSDGLTTFIEKKLGGRHHRFKRGYKNVIDEAIRLNSIGEESHLAIETSGHGALKENHWLDDGAYLMVKILNKLASARASGKGGGSKVLTDLIEGLQEPAFAIELRLKINQFHPDLKEGSFREYGEDVLKQLEKSIGSDPSLHKAPVNHEGIRVSGFGGWFLLRLSLHDPVLPLNIEAPSNDDAVKLGHAVLAAVKDFGGLDTSALKKFVGAS